From Hippea alviniae EP5-r, one genomic window encodes:
- the cysC gene encoding adenylyl-sulfate kinase: MFIETKTRSLLKAVSWRVFATSITILIVFIFFGKLELAIAAGILESISKIIMYFVHERIWNKINFGRKRVEPFVLWFTGLPLSGKTTIANAVYEKLKGIKNLPIQRIDSKDIREMIPEIGYDREDRVRHLKRVGFLIKVLQSNSISVVASFVSPYKDIREFLRKNTKNFIEIYVKASIDECKRRDYKGVYKKAEIGEIKNLTGIHEPYEEPDSAEIVLDTEKYSIEEMTEIVYKYVMKNIVKL, translated from the coding sequence ATGTTTATTGAAACCAAAACCCGCTCTCTTTTGAAAGCCGTCTCTTGGCGTGTTTTTGCCACAAGTATAACGATTCTTATTGTTTTTATATTTTTTGGAAAGTTAGAGCTTGCTATAGCTGCTGGCATTTTGGAAAGTATAAGTAAAATTATAATGTATTTTGTCCATGAGAGAATCTGGAATAAAATAAACTTTGGCAGGAAAAGAGTTGAGCCATTTGTTTTATGGTTTACTGGACTTCCGCTATCTGGAAAGACAACCATAGCCAATGCGGTGTATGAGAAATTGAAGGGAATAAAGAATCTTCCTATCCAGAGAATTGATAGTAAGGACATAAGGGAGATGATACCAGAGATAGGATACGATAGAGAAGATAGAGTTCGCCATTTAAAGAGAGTTGGTTTTTTGATAAAAGTTTTGCAGTCCAATTCTATTTCTGTTGTTGCTTCCTTTGTTTCGCCTTATAAGGATATTAGAGAGTTTTTAAGGAAAAATACCAAAAATTTCATTGAGATTTATGTAAAAGCAAGTATAGATGAGTGCAAAAGAAGAGACTATAAGGGCGTTTATAAGAAGGCTGAGATTGGGGAAATAAAAAACCTAACCGGTATTCATGAACCTTATGAAGAGCCTGATTCTGCCGAGATAGTTTTAGATACAGAAAAATACTCGATTGAAGAGATGACAGAAATAGTTTATAAGTATGTGATGAAAAATATTGTAAAACTTTAA
- the istA gene encoding IS21 family transposase, which yields MLSYEEFVMIHTLHKQGHSIRAISRIRGINRRTIAKRLKEDEPKPYKARVCPSKLDPFKEYIGKRLLSALPHRIPSTVVLDEIVEKGYEGKIRILQVYMHKWYEENQASKRKEESIIRFETKPGFQAQVDWTTIRGGKSPIYGFVMILSYSRAPFVYFTDSMKQDVWQDCHIRAFSYFGGVPKTILYDNLKSAIIERNKYGQNRHGFNQKFLDFSKGWFIQKYANHIGLRPRKRLKDLTDT from the coding sequence ATGCTGAGTTATGAGGAGTTTGTTATGATACATACACTGCATAAACAAGGACATTCCATAAGGGCAATTTCAAGGATTAGAGGAATAAACAGAAGAACTATAGCAAAAAGGCTAAAGGAGGATGAACCCAAGCCATATAAAGCAAGGGTTTGTCCAAGTAAACTCGACCCTTTTAAAGAGTATATCGGAAAAAGGCTTCTCTCGGCTTTACCCCATAGGATACCATCAACTGTTGTATTAGATGAGATAGTAGAAAAAGGCTATGAAGGTAAAATAAGAATATTGCAGGTGTATATGCACAAATGGTATGAAGAGAATCAAGCATCAAAGAGAAAAGAAGAAAGCATAATAAGGTTTGAAACTAAGCCCGGCTTTCAGGCTCAGGTTGATTGGACTACCATAAGAGGAGGAAAATCACCTATCTATGGTTTTGTTATGATTCTAAGCTACTCAAGGGCTCCATTTGTATACTTCACAGACTCAATGAAACAGGATGTATGGCAAGACTGCCACATAAGAGCATTTTCATACTTTGGAGGAGTTCCAAAAACCATACTTTATGATAATCTAAAGAGTGCAATTATAGAGAGAAATAAATACGGACAAAACAGACACGGATTTAATCAGAAGTTTTTAGATTTCTCCAAAGGCTGGTTTATACAAAAATATGCAAACCATATAGGCCTCAGACCAAGGAAAAGGTTGAAAGATTTAACAGATACCTAA
- the glf gene encoding UDP-galactopyranose mutase — protein MFDYLIIGSGFAGSVIAERIANKLNKKILIIEKRNHIGGNCYDFKDESGIIVHKYGPHLFHTDYKDVWDYLSNFTEWEIYHHKVLAFIDGKKVPIPFNFNTLHKIFPSELAKRLENKLLENYQYNSKVPILELKKSSDKDLKFLADYIYEKIFANYTAKQWGMKPEEIDSEVTARVPVFIGKDDRYFNDKYQGVPKYGYTKLFEKMLNNKNIKIMLNTDFREVIKVDLDSKKIYFFNQEFKGKLIFTGMIDEFFDYKFGRLPYRSLDLQFNVIEKEYFQEAAVVNYPNNYDFTRITEFKHIHLTNTEKTIILKEYPKAYNPETDIPYYPIFTKENQESYSKYKDLANNFGNVIFLGRLAEYRYYDMDDVVKKALEVFEEKVR, from the coding sequence ATGTTTGACTACCTGATTATTGGCTCCGGCTTTGCCGGTTCTGTTATAGCGGAAAGAATAGCGAATAAATTAAATAAGAAAATTCTCATAATTGAAAAAAGAAACCATATAGGCGGAAACTGTTATGACTTTAAAGACGAAAGTGGCATAATCGTTCACAAATATGGCCCACATCTCTTTCATACAGATTATAAAGATGTATGGGATTATCTATCAAACTTTACAGAATGGGAGATATATCATCACAAAGTATTAGCATTTATAGATGGCAAAAAAGTTCCAATTCCTTTTAATTTCAATACCTTACATAAGATTTTTCCAAGTGAGCTTGCCAAAAGATTAGAAAACAAGCTTCTTGAGAATTACCAATATAACTCAAAAGTGCCCATACTTGAACTTAAAAAGTCAAGCGACAAAGACTTAAAATTCTTAGCCGATTACATATACGAAAAAATCTTTGCTAACTACACAGCCAAACAGTGGGGAATGAAACCAGAAGAGATAGATAGTGAAGTTACAGCGAGAGTTCCTGTTTTTATTGGGAAAGACGATAGATACTTCAACGACAAGTATCAAGGTGTGCCTAAATATGGATATACTAAACTCTTTGAAAAAATGCTCAACAACAAGAACATTAAAATTATGTTAAACACAGACTTTAGAGAAGTAATAAAAGTTGATTTAGATAGCAAAAAGATATATTTCTTCAATCAAGAATTTAAGGGCAAACTCATTTTTACAGGGATGATAGATGAGTTTTTTGATTATAAATTTGGCAGGCTACCATATCGCTCACTTGACTTACAGTTCAATGTGATTGAAAAAGAATACTTCCAGGAAGCAGCAGTGGTTAATTATCCAAACAATTACGATTTTACTCGTATAACAGAGTTTAAACACATTCATCTGACAAATACAGAAAAGACTATTATTTTAAAGGAATATCCAAAAGCCTACAATCCAGAGACAGATATACCCTATTATCCTATCTTTACAAAAGAGAATCAAGAAAGCTACTCAAAATACAAAGATCTTGCGAACAATTTTGGCAATGTGATATTCTTAGGCAGGCTTGCGGAGTATCGTTATTATGACATGGATGATGTGGTAAAAAAAGCTTTGGAAGTGTTTGAGGAAAAAGTAAGATGA
- the xerA gene encoding site-specific tyrosine recombinase/integron integrase encodes MNLEKSIDAFLKYCKIQKNLSNNTIRMYKIDLGNFKSFLGNINIKEINKDKIKEYLEYLSKKYNKSKTIKRKIITIKAFINYLEYEEYIFNNPFRKIRISLKENRKLPVVLSLDEVKKLLKCAYNFKSKFYQRNLLIIEILLISGIRVSELCNIKKEDINFSNKFIMIKGKGNKERKIYIPNNKILNLLKQTIDKFNIQNGYIFLNKYNEPLSDQSIRKILEKYSKKCLNKKITPHTLRHTFATILLNSGVDIRQIQVLLGHSSILTTQIYTHFDESMYKNVLDKHPLNEFLDNDNN; translated from the coding sequence ATGAATTTAGAAAAGTCTATCGACGCATTTCTAAAATATTGCAAAATTCAGAAAAATTTAAGCAATAACACCATAAGAATGTATAAAATAGATTTGGGCAATTTTAAATCCTTTTTGGGAAATATCAACATAAAAGAAATCAATAAAGATAAAATCAAAGAATACTTAGAATATTTAAGCAAAAAATACAACAAATCTAAAACAATAAAAAGAAAAATAATAACAATTAAAGCATTCATTAATTATTTAGAGTACGAAGAGTACATTTTTAATAATCCCTTTAGAAAAATAAGAATAAGCCTAAAAGAAAATAGGAAATTACCAGTTGTCTTATCTTTAGATGAAGTTAAAAAACTCCTAAAGTGCGCGTATAATTTTAAAAGTAAATTTTATCAAAGAAATTTGCTAATTATAGAAATTCTTTTAATTAGCGGCATTAGAGTTTCTGAGCTGTGCAATATAAAAAAAGAAGATATAAACTTCTCAAATAAATTTATAATGATAAAAGGAAAAGGAAACAAGGAAAGAAAAATATACATACCTAACAATAAAATTTTAAATTTATTGAAACAAACTATTGATAAATTCAACATTCAAAACGGGTATATTTTTCTAAACAAATATAATGAACCCTTATCTGACCAAAGTATAAGAAAGATTTTAGAAAAATACTCAAAAAAATGTCTCAACAAAAAAATAACCCCACACACTTTGAGGCACACCTTTGCAACCATTTTGCTAAACTCAGGAGTAGATATAAGGCAAATTCAAGTCCTGTTAGGACACAGTTCCATATTAACTACGCAAATATATACTCATTTTGATGAAAGTATGTATAAAAATGTATTAGATAAGCACCCTTTGAATGAATTTTTAGATAATGACAACAATTAA
- a CDS encoding sulfotransferase family protein, whose translation MNTRLPNFLIVGAAKAGTTSLYYYLREHPEIYLSDIKELRFFSNMEGNFQGPGDENVNKSVSKSIDEYESFFEKINGEKAIGDISPDYLYYFKNSIDNIKNFLLNPKIIIVLRNPIDRAFSQYLHFTRDGRETLSFEKALKLENRRKELNWEWAWFYKDVGLYYNQVKAYLENFENVKIYLYDDLMNNRLGVVQDIYRFLEVDDNFVPESLNEKFNVSGIPKNRFLHEFLSKDSLVKKLIRPVVRTVMPDREKRQKLINKIMQKNLKKPKMKPETREYLKQFYKEDILKLQDLINRDLSHWLE comes from the coding sequence GTGAATACAAGATTGCCAAATTTTCTAATAGTAGGAGCTGCTAAAGCGGGCACAACATCATTGTATTACTATTTGAGAGAGCATCCTGAGATATATTTAAGTGATATCAAAGAGTTAAGATTTTTTTCTAACATGGAAGGAAATTTTCAAGGGCCTGGTGATGAAAATGTGAATAAAAGTGTGTCGAAAAGTATAGATGAATACGAAAGTTTCTTTGAGAAAATAAATGGAGAAAAGGCAATAGGAGACATTTCTCCCGACTATTTATATTATTTTAAAAATTCAATAGATAATATAAAAAATTTTTTATTGAATCCAAAAATAATCATAGTATTAAGAAACCCTATAGATAGAGCTTTTTCACAGTATCTTCATTTTACAAGAGATGGAAGAGAAACATTGTCTTTTGAGAAGGCATTAAAACTGGAAAACAGAAGAAAGGAACTTAATTGGGAATGGGCTTGGTTTTACAAAGATGTAGGTCTGTACTACAATCAAGTAAAGGCATACCTTGAAAATTTTGAAAATGTAAAGATATATCTATATGATGATTTAATGAACAATAGATTAGGTGTAGTTCAGGACATTTACAGATTTTTAGAAGTGGATGATAACTTTGTCCCGGAAAGTTTGAATGAAAAATTCAATGTATCTGGTATACCTAAAAACAGATTTCTGCATGAATTTCTATCAAAAGACAGCTTAGTTAAAAAGTTAATAAGACCAGTGGTTAGAACAGTTATGCCTGATAGAGAAAAAAGACAGAAACTTATAAATAAAATTATGCAGAAGAATTTAAAAAAGCCAAAAATGAAACCAGAAACGCGAGAGTATTTGAAGCAATTTTATAAAGAAGATATTTTAAAGTTACAAGATTTAATAAATAGAGACTTATCACACTGGCTGGAGTGA
- the cysN gene encoding sulfate adenylyltransferase subunit CysN — MKENNKNQISAIQNPEPKTEYPEPNTQNLIKSNILEYLRQHEQKELLRFITCGSVDDGKSTLIGRLLYETKAVFKDQLMALKAEAKYKRTEDEIDFSLLVDGLQAEREQGITIDVAYRYFSSEKRKFIIADTPGHEQYTRNTVTGASNADLAVILIDARNGVLTQTKRHSFIMVLLGIRHIVVAINKMDLVEYREEVFEKIKSDYVKIIEEIRERVSEVVGDSEKLNVDLEFIPISALKGDNVVKKSSNMPWYKGKTLLEYLNSVKVQSSVFNTGQFRFPVQYVNRPNLDYRGYCGTIISGEIKKGDEIAVLPSRIKTKVKAIVPPAYREAQSSDDGKFEQTDSARAPMAVTVLTEDEVDISRGDLIVKPSEMPKLSDTVDVFIIWMGDEPLVVGKTYDIKKGTGYLSGYVDEIYFKININTLEKETDNRLNMNEIAYCRVVFTNEIPFDSYWSNRYTGSFIFIDRITNNTVGAGLIVKGGQSKYISWHQHKVSKQDRSKIKGHKPCIIWFTGLSGSGKSTIANALEDTLNRKSYHTYLLDGDNIRHGLNKDLGFSDEDRKENIRRIAEVAKLFVDAGLIVITAFISPFKEEREFARSLVDKDEFVEVFVDTPLEVCEQRDPKGLYKKAREGKIKNFTGIDSLYEPPDAPEIHIRTERLTVQESVERIINYLRKTGIL; from the coding sequence ATGAAGGAAAATAATAAAAACCAAATATCTGCTATCCAAAACCCAGAACCCAAAACCGAATACCCAGAACCAAATACCCAAAACCTTATAAAAAGCAACATACTCGAATATCTCCGTCAGCATGAACAGAAAGAGCTATTGCGTTTTATAACTTGTGGCAGTGTTGATGATGGCAAAAGTACTCTTATAGGAAGGCTGCTTTATGAAACAAAGGCTGTGTTTAAGGACCAGCTTATGGCTCTAAAGGCAGAAGCAAAGTATAAGAGAACGGAAGATGAGATAGATTTTTCTTTGCTTGTTGATGGGCTTCAGGCGGAGAGAGAACAGGGTATAACTATAGATGTTGCCTATAGGTATTTTTCAAGTGAAAAGAGAAAATTTATCATAGCAGACACACCAGGGCATGAACAATACACAAGGAATACAGTCACAGGAGCATCAAATGCTGATTTGGCTGTTATTTTAATAGATGCGAGAAATGGAGTTTTAACTCAAACCAAAAGGCACTCTTTTATAATGGTTTTGCTTGGAATAAGACATATTGTCGTTGCTATAAACAAAATGGACCTTGTGGAATACAGAGAAGAAGTTTTTGAAAAGATAAAAAGCGACTATGTGAAAATAATAGAAGAGATTAGAGAGAGAGTGAGTGAAGTTGTTGGTGATTCAGAGAAGTTGAATGTAGATTTAGAGTTTATACCAATCTCTGCCTTAAAAGGCGATAATGTTGTAAAGAAGAGCAGTAATATGCCCTGGTATAAGGGTAAAACTCTGCTTGAGTATCTGAATAGCGTGAAAGTTCAAAGTTCAGTGTTCAATACTGGGCAGTTTCGTTTTCCTGTTCAGTATGTGAATCGTCCAAATCTTGATTACAGAGGGTATTGTGGCACTATTATCTCCGGAGAGATAAAAAAAGGTGATGAGATAGCTGTTTTACCATCAAGGATAAAAACAAAGGTAAAGGCTATAGTGCCACCTGCTTATAGGGAAGCTCAAAGTTCAGACGATGGAAAATTTGAACAAACAGACTCTGCTCGTGCACCAATGGCAGTTACTGTTCTTACGGAAGACGAAGTTGACATAAGCAGAGGCGATTTGATTGTAAAGCCGTCCGAGATGCCAAAATTAAGCGACACTGTTGATGTGTTTATTATCTGGATGGGGGATGAGCCCTTAGTTGTAGGAAAAACTTACGATATTAAAAAAGGAACAGGGTACTTATCAGGTTATGTAGATGAGATATATTTTAAAATAAATATAAATACGCTCGAAAAAGAGACTGACAACAGGCTAAATATGAATGAAATCGCATACTGCCGTGTTGTTTTTACAAACGAAATACCGTTTGATTCATATTGGTCTAACAGATATACAGGCAGTTTCATTTTTATAGATAGAATAACCAATAATACCGTAGGTGCAGGTCTGATTGTAAAAGGAGGCCAATCAAAATACATATCCTGGCATCAACATAAGGTAAGCAAGCAGGATAGAAGTAAAATAAAGGGTCATAAACCATGCATTATTTGGTTTACGGGTTTGAGTGGTTCGGGTAAATCGACTATAGCTAACGCCTTGGAAGATACTTTAAATAGAAAAAGTTATCATACATATCTGCTTGACGGAGACAATATAAGACATGGTTTAAACAAAGATTTAGGCTTTTCTGATGAAGACAGGAAAGAAAATATAAGGAGAATAGCTGAAGTTGCGAAGTTGTTTGTTGATGCTGGACTAATCGTAATAACGGCTTTTATATCTCCATTTAAAGAAGAAAGGGAATTTGCAAGAAGTCTTGTCGATAAAGATGAGTTTGTTGAAGTATTTGTTGATACGCCGCTTGAAGTATGTGAGCAGAGAGACCCTAAGGGTCTTTATAAAAAAGCAAGGGAAGGAAAAATAAAGAATTTTACAGGAATAGATTCACTTTACGAACCACCCGATGCTCCAGAGATTCATATAAGGACAGAGAGATTAACTGTTCAGGAAAGCGTTGAAAGGATTATAAACTACCTTAGAAAAACAGGGATACTATGA
- a CDS encoding four helix bundle protein — MGNFKELDVWKKAKNLAVEIYKMTESDSFKKDFSLRDQIRRAAVSIPSNIAEGDERFSNKEAIRCFYIANGSIAELITQLLICRDIGYLHESEVNTFLSELERLSKMIKTLIKYRVSNEGK; from the coding sequence ATGGGTAATTTTAAGGAATTGGATGTGTGGAAAAAGGCTAAAAATTTAGCAGTTGAGATATATAAAATGACAGAGAGTGATTCTTTTAAAAAAGATTTTTCTTTGAGAGACCAAATTAGGAGAGCTGCTGTATCGATTCCAAGTAATATAGCTGAAGGAGATGAGAGATTTAGCAATAAAGAAGCTATTAGATGTTTCTACATAGCAAATGGTTCCATTGCAGAGTTGATTACACAACTTTTAATATGTAGGGATATAGGATATTTACATGAATCAGAAGTCAATACATTTCTTTCTGAATTAGAAAGACTTTCAAAAATGATAAAAACACTAATTAAATATAGGGTGAGCAATGAAGGAAAATAA
- the cysD gene encoding sulfate adenylyltransferase subunit CysD, translating into MDNDKITHLKLLEYESIHIIREAIAEAENPVLLYSIGKDSSVLLHLALKAFYPAKLPFPVMHIDTTWKFREMIEFRDKRAKELGLDLIVYINEEGLKKGINPFTHGSKVHTDIMKTEALKKALDKYKFDVILGGARRDEEKSRAKERIFSFRDKHHRWDPKNQRPELWNLYNLKKNKGESIRVFPLSNWTELDIWLYIYLENIPVVPLYFAKERPVVEYDGTLILVDDDRMPLELRKKAQMKWVRFRTLGCYPLTGAIESKAKTLPEVIQETLLAKYSERQGRLIDFDQVGSMEKKKIEGYF; encoded by the coding sequence ATGGATAACGATAAAATAACGCATTTAAAGTTGCTTGAGTACGAGAGCATTCACATAATAAGAGAAGCGATAGCAGAAGCAGAAAATCCAGTGCTTTTATACTCCATAGGCAAGGACTCATCCGTCTTGCTTCATCTTGCATTGAAGGCATTTTATCCGGCAAAATTACCGTTTCCTGTAATGCATATAGATACAACATGGAAGTTTAGAGAGATGATAGAGTTTAGGGACAAAAGGGCAAAAGAGTTAGGGCTTGATTTAATAGTTTATATAAATGAAGAAGGACTAAAGAAAGGGATAAATCCGTTTACTCACGGTAGCAAGGTTCATACAGACATAATGAAGACTGAAGCTCTAAAAAAAGCGTTGGATAAGTATAAGTTTGATGTGATTTTGGGTGGTGCAAGGAGAGACGAAGAAAAGTCAAGGGCAAAAGAGAGGATTTTCTCATTCAGAGACAAACATCACAGATGGGATCCAAAGAATCAGAGACCAGAGTTGTGGAATTTGTATAATTTGAAAAAGAACAAGGGTGAGAGTATAAGGGTTTTTCCGTTGTCTAATTGGACAGAATTAGATATATGGTTGTATATTTACCTTGAAAATATTCCTGTTGTTCCACTTTATTTTGCAAAAGAGAGACCGGTTGTTGAATACGATGGCACTTTGATTCTTGTGGATGATGATAGAATGCCATTAGAGTTAAGAAAAAAGGCTCAAATGAAATGGGTTAGATTTAGAACGCTTGGCTGTTATCCACTTACAGGTGCAATAGAGTCGAAAGCAAAAACTTTACCTGAAGTTATACAGGAAACCCTGTTAGCGAAGTACTCAGAGAGACAGGGAAGATTAATAGATTTTGACCAGGTTGGAAGTATGGAGAAGAAGAAGATAGAAGGGTATTTCTGA
- a CDS encoding flippase, translating to MKNRLINNLKLFTNSEDKKRLLENFFSLSVLQGANYILPLITLPYLVRVLGPEKFGLIAFAQAFIQYFNILTDYGFQLSATREISIHRENKEKVSEIFSSVMIIKFALLILSFIIMTVIVFSFEKFRKDWLIYYSTFGMVVGQVLFPVWFFQGMERMKYITFLNIIAKLIFTVCIFIFIRKVSDYIYVPLINSVGFIVAGISALTIIWKDFNLRLKFPSWKSIKHQLKEGGYIFISRVSISFYTISNTFVLGLLTNNVVVGYYSAAERLVNAVKSLNNVILQVMFPYVSSLSKKNFDRAVRVVRTELKSLLGSEIILCAAVFIVAPQIVLLLFGKPFIESVGIIRILIFTAPVIILSAVIGQQILLNFGMKRLFTVSIVYMSIAHLIILPLLVLLKRATGAAIAVLITESLILSFRIAGLYRERKDIALSLLGG from the coding sequence ATGAAAAATAGATTGATAAACAATTTAAAGTTGTTTACAAACTCCGAAGATAAAAAACGGCTTTTGGAAAACTTTTTTTCACTTTCGGTCTTGCAGGGTGCAAATTATATACTGCCGTTGATAACTCTGCCTTATTTAGTAAGAGTATTAGGCCCTGAGAAATTTGGTTTAATAGCATTTGCTCAAGCGTTTATTCAATATTTCAATATATTAACTGACTATGGTTTTCAGCTTTCAGCAACAAGGGAAATATCCATACACAGGGAAAACAAAGAGAAAGTTTCAGAAATCTTTAGCTCCGTTATGATAATAAAGTTTGCGTTATTAATTTTATCTTTTATAATAATGACTGTCATTGTTTTTTCTTTTGAAAAGTTTAGAAAAGATTGGCTGATTTATTATTCAACATTTGGCATGGTTGTTGGTCAGGTTTTGTTCCCTGTTTGGTTCTTTCAAGGAATGGAGAGAATGAAATATATTACTTTTTTAAACATAATAGCTAAGTTAATATTTACCGTTTGCATTTTTATTTTTATCCGCAAGGTTTCAGATTATATATATGTGCCGCTTATCAACTCAGTTGGGTTTATTGTAGCAGGAATATCTGCTTTGACTATAATATGGAAAGACTTTAATTTGAGACTAAAGTTTCCCTCTTGGAAAAGTATAAAACATCAGCTAAAAGAAGGAGGATATATATTTATATCGAGAGTTAGTATAAGTTTCTATACCATTTCAAACACTTTTGTTTTAGGGTTGTTAACAAACAATGTCGTTGTGGGGTATTATTCCGCAGCAGAAAGATTGGTTAATGCCGTAAAGAGTCTTAATAATGTAATACTTCAGGTTATGTTTCCCTATGTATCGAGTCTTTCGAAGAAAAATTTTGATAGAGCAGTAAGAGTGGTAAGAACTGAACTAAAGTCACTGCTTGGTTCAGAGATAATTTTATGTGCGGCCGTTTTTATTGTTGCTCCTCAAATTGTGCTTCTGCTATTTGGTAAGCCATTTATAGAATCGGTGGGCATAATAAGGATTCTAATTTTTACTGCTCCTGTGATAATATTATCTGCTGTAATAGGTCAACAAATACTGCTGAATTTTGGAATGAAAAGACTGTTTACAGTAAGTATAGTATATATGTCTATTGCACATCTTATAATACTACCTCTATTAGTATTACTGAAAAGAGCGACGGGGGCTGCAATAGCAGTATTAATCACGGAAAGCCTGATACTTTCTTTCAGAATAGCCGGACTATACAGGGAAAGAAAAGACATAGCTTTATCATTATTGGGAGGATAA
- a CDS encoding pentapeptide repeat-containing protein, whose protein sequence is MVNISEFRENFQGRVFSYSVVSFKEKALREYCFFRADFVRAKIANYDFINCDMSHIDAKGAYFKGCKFIDCSFKHSNFADAVFEDCQFIHTKDHSGINIRNYSKFESLFEKSGMFGTVFKNCKFENCYIKGVGFRYSLFDKCKFRRVMNYSVSFENAIIKNCDFDIFDIRSSAVYGLTIENSRFEKIVCRFEKSIQIIGIDKIYKEFNYYLKNDPNSTKSQLLLIFSKSSKEKNDNDKKIDILESLKNLMKLKKSHFETLNLLYILDKIKSARSLQYDTIKNRLIQINNLYPNISNIEKLVLAYIDTITEDESIFIDLQDINMMLKLLFFQETNLIYAYDMLLTKHQNRTIEANAETNIIEKSIYNYYKHIYKTSKLKARITIDEKAHIDNVIATLKQIKEELSKKGLYETYHYQLSYVSSGSIEIVLEALVFVIAALISGLNIKYSKITLMNEKKEEFKLEYNGSVAIKTLTNEIKRIIGFTQDRTPVEH, encoded by the coding sequence ATGGTTAACATTAGTGAGTTTAGGGAAAATTTTCAAGGAAGAGTTTTTAGCTACAGTGTTGTAAGTTTTAAAGAAAAAGCATTAAGAGAATATTGCTTTTTTAGGGCCGACTTTGTCAGAGCAAAAATTGCTAATTATGATTTTATTAATTGTGACATGTCTCATATCGACGCAAAAGGTGCTTATTTTAAAGGTTGCAAATTTATAGATTGCAGTTTTAAACACTCAAATTTTGCTGATGCTGTTTTTGAAGATTGTCAGTTTATTCACACAAAAGACCACAGTGGGATAAATATAAGGAATTATTCCAAATTTGAATCCCTATTCGAAAAATCAGGGATGTTTGGAACAGTATTTAAGAACTGCAAGTTTGAAAATTGCTACATAAAGGGGGTGGGCTTTAGATATTCTTTATTTGATAAGTGTAAATTTAGAAGAGTCATGAATTATTCGGTGTCTTTTGAAAACGCTATTATAAAAAATTGTGACTTCGATATTTTCGATATCAGATCATCTGCAGTTTATGGACTTACCATTGAGAATAGTCGTTTTGAGAAAATTGTGTGTAGATTTGAAAAGAGTATACAAATAATAGGAATAGATAAAATATATAAAGAATTTAATTATTATCTCAAAAATGATCCCAACAGTACTAAAAGTCAACTTTTATTAATATTTTCCAAGTCTAGTAAAGAGAAAAATGATAATGATAAAAAAATTGATATATTAGAATCTCTGAAAAATCTGATGAAATTAAAAAAGAGTCACTTTGAGACTTTAAACCTATTGTATATTTTAGACAAAATTAAGAGTGCCCGAAGCCTACAATATGACACCATTAAAAATAGGTTAATTCAGATTAACAACCTATACCCAAATATTTCAAACATAGAAAAGCTGGTTTTAGCCTATATTGATACTATCACAGAGGATGAAAGTATTTTTATAGACTTGCAAGATATAAACATGATGCTAAAATTGCTGTTTTTTCAGGAAACCAATTTGATATATGCTTACGATATGCTATTAACAAAACACCAAAATCGTACTATTGAAGCAAATGCAGAAACAAATATAATAGAAAAATCTATATACAACTATTATAAACATATATATAAAACATCAAAACTGAAAGCAAGAATAACAATAGACGAAAAAGCTCATATTGACAATGTTATAGCAACCTTAAAACAGATTAAAGAAGAGTTATCTAAAAAAGGACTATATGAAACATATCACTATCAATTATCTTATGTTTCATCAGGTTCAATCGAAATAGTGCTTGAAGCATTAGTTTTTGTTATTGCTGCATTAATAAGTGGATTGAATATAAAATATAGCAAAATTACTTTAATGAATGAGAAAAAAGAAGAGTTTAAACTTGAGTATAATGGGTCTGTTGCAATAAAAACTCTGACAAATGAAATTAAAAGAATTATAGGATTTACTCAAGATAGAACCCCTGTGGAACATTAG